DNA sequence from the bacterium genome:
CGGTATTGGCTCTAGGCCGGGATGTTGCTCCCTGGCGGGGGCGGCATCTCAATCGGTACCCTCTTTCTTTCGTCGAGGGGGCAAGGAGGCGAAGTGGTCGAAGTCGTGATGTACACCCGATCCTGGTGTGGATATTGCCATCGCGCCAAGGCCTTGCTCGAGGTGAAGAGCCAGATCTTCCTCGAGCACGATGTCGAGGCCGATCCCACGAAGGAGGACGAGATGCAGCGGCGCAGCCAGCGAACCTCCGTGCCTCAGATTTTCATCGGAGAGGTCCATGTGGGCGGCTATGACGATCTGGCGGAGCTGGAGCGCCGCGGCGAGCTCGATCGCCTGCTGACCGGAGAAGGAGGCGAGGCTTGAGCGACGTACAGCGGGTGAAGGTGCTGATCATCGGCAGCGGGCCTGCCGGCTACACGGCCGCCATCTACGCGGCCCGGGCGGATCTCGCACCCGTGATGCTGGCCGGCCTCCAATTCGGTGGCCAGTTGATGCTCACCACGGAAGTCGAGAACTACCCGGGCTTCCCCGAAGGCGTGACCGGGCCCGACATGATGGACATGTTCCAGAAGCAGGCCGAGCGCTTCGGCACGCGCGTCGAGATGGAAGATGCCACCCAGGTTGATTTTTCGAGGCGTCCATTTCGCGTCGAGACCGAGAGTCAGAAATTCGAAGCCGATGCGGTGGTACTCGCGACGGGCGCCTCGGCGAGATGGATCGGTTTGCCGTCGGAACAACGCCTGATGAATATGGGTGTTTCCGCATGCGCCACCTGCGATGGGGCTCTCTACCGCGACAAGCTGATGGCGGTGGTTGGCGGGGGTGATACGGCGATGGAGGAGGCGCTCTTCCTTACCCGCTATGCGCCGAAGGTGACCGTGATCCATCGCCGCGATGAGCTGCGCGCTTCGAAGATCATGGCGGATCGGGCACTCAAGAACGACAAGATCGAATTCGCCTGGAATTCCCAGGTCGACGAAGTGCTCGGCGACGAGTTCGTGACGGGTGTGCGTCTCAAGGACGTGAACACGGACGAGACGCGGGAAATTCCGGTCGAGGCGCTCTTCATCGCGATCGGTCACACGCCGAATACAGGGATCTTCCGCGACCAGATCGCGCTCGACGATACGGGCTACATCAAGGTCGAACCCGGAACGAGCCGCACGAGCATTGAAGGCGTCTTCGCCTGTGGCGATGCAATGGATCCGACCTACCGTCAGGCGATCACGGCCGCCGGTACCGGCTGCATGGCGGCCATCGATGCTGAACGTTGGTTGGCCGAACAGGAAGCGGACTAGCCGCCCAGGAGACTCATGGCCCTTACCCGGGAGCGTCTCGAGCAACTCATTGCACGGTCGTCCGACAGCATCGTCGGGACGGATCGCAGTGGAAACGTCATCTATTGGAATGATGGCGCGAAGAAGGTCCTTGGCTACGACGACGCGGAGGTGCTCGGCACCAACGTCGGGCGCCTCTACCCGGACGTGGATGAAGCCAAGCGCGTGATGCGTGCGATGCGCGAGGCGAACGGGGGTGGCAGGGATGTGGTCGACACCTTCCAGACCACGTTCATGGCGAAGAGCGGCGAACGCATTCCGGTGGCCATCTCGGGCACGATCTTGCGGGACGAAGCGGGCGAAGAGGACGGAACGATCGGCTTCGCAAAGGATCTTCGCGAGATCCTGCGAAAGGATCAGCTGGCCACGCTGGGCGAAGTGGCGATCGGCCTCTCCCACGAGATCAACAATCCCCTGAACGTGATCCTGAATCAGACCGCTCTTCTC
Encoded proteins:
- the grxC gene encoding glutaredoxin 3 → MVEVVMYTRSWCGYCHRAKALLEVKSQIFLEHDVEADPTKEDEMQRRSQRTSVPQIFIGEVHVGGYDDLAELERRGELDRLLTGEGGEA
- the trxB gene encoding thioredoxin-disulfide reductase; its protein translation is MSDVQRVKVLIIGSGPAGYTAAIYAARADLAPVMLAGLQFGGQLMLTTEVENYPGFPEGVTGPDMMDMFQKQAERFGTRVEMEDATQVDFSRRPFRVETESQKFEADAVVLATGASARWIGLPSEQRLMNMGVSACATCDGALYRDKLMAVVGGGDTAMEEALFLTRYAPKVTVIHRRDELRASKIMADRALKNDKIEFAWNSQVDEVLGDEFVTGVRLKDVNTDETREIPVEALFIAIGHTPNTGIFRDQIALDDTGYIKVEPGTSRTSIEGVFACGDAMDPTYRQAITAAGTGCMAAIDAERWLAEQEAD